In Antedon mediterranea chromosome 10, ecAntMedi1.1, whole genome shotgun sequence, one genomic interval encodes:
- the LOC140060001 gene encoding uncharacterized protein isoform X3, which translates to MAYELVLYQRSKALDDEQVDLHGNKAPQGLEALHQAFVRKLLPIDSESGWSLNGVHHELRLWRQVLNDEAATGRIHYLYGCSSAISASPEEVMEMLQDVSKKVEWDSHVSEADQVSMPTSTGLDLDHSVMTDVVTEALKSPGSIQLLCSRIKFYLKMPYLMFTGKPAQLEEVRLNRIARTWQKENDGCCWMFCKKVNKGIVLESLPDIWTYFYLRPVLGVERGCILHYILCIESDLPETAEIVASRVAAIKHYFGLRRLQLPPLRRKSLKHVTEGFGNQPTSGIAVTDNNSMEDIQPGSVNQRAICSGTSPNETTQKQVAGRVSSDHVSWAWDSSSDDTGFQSDGMPTPVRRKERRSSKGSKNPAKMLERRRLMSGAENFDYRTLANHCAGEVLEEALKAGVINVNTSEADQQLQTGGWTFQCLEKDVVILKKKERGSVFYSFLGKGLIRASPDVVFKAVKNPRTRFIYDNMLKKMNIVRDLGNDLLIYNMIHEVPQIIRKESRDFCLLQTSRTDGQRHIVAARSVDWPECPPSQDGIVRSKLNPSGWVIEPVIKKNAVNSIVTYLVQIEVGGKDVPQSFLQFLSRRIPLSVAYLRLFLEADLP; encoded by the exons ATGGCATATGAACTTGTATTATATCAGCGTTCCAAGGCATTG GATGATGAACAAGTGGATCTCCATGGTAACAAGGCACCACAGGGACTGGAGGCTCTTCATCAGGCTTTTGTgagaaag CTTCTTCCAATCGATTCAGAAAGTGGCTGGAGTCTAAATGGTGTTCATCATGAATTACGGTTGTGGAGGCAGGTTTTAAATGATGAGGCTGCAACTGGACGTATTCATTACCTCTATGGATGTTCCTCTGCAATCTCTGCCTCTCCAGAG GAAGTAATGGAAATGTTGCAAGATGTAAGCAAAAAGGTTGAATGGGATTCGCACGTTTCGGAAGCAGATCAAGTGAGCATGCCCACAAGTACCGGGCTCGACTTGGATCATTCCGTCATGACGGATGTTGTTACAGAAGCACTCAAGAGTCCTGGAAGCATCCAGTTGCTGTGCTCCAGGATTAAGTTTTATCTGAAGATGCCTTATCTGATGTTTACTGGCAAACCAGCCCAACTGGAAGAAGTCAGACTAAATAGAATTGCAAG GACCTGGCAGAAGGAGAATGATGGATGTTGCTGGATGTTCTGTAAGAAAGTGAACAAAGGCATTGTTCTTGAAAGCCTCCCGGACATTTggacatatttttatttacgaCCAGTACTAGGAG TTGAAAGAGGTTGTATACTTCATTACATACTGTGCATAGAATCTGATCTGCCAGAAACAGCTGAAATAGTGGCTTCCAGGGTTGCAGCAATCAAACATTACTTTGGCCTAAGAAGACTACAGCTTCCGCCTCTCAGACGCAAATCTTTAAAGCATGTCACCGAAGGCTTTGGCAACCAACCAACAAGTGGAATAGCTGTTACCGACAACAATTCTATGGAAGATATCCAGCCTGGGAGTGTTAACCAGCGTGCAATATGTAGCGGCACAAGTCCTAACGAGACAACTCAAAAACAAGTAGCAGGGCGTGTGAGCAGCGACCACGTATCATGGGCATGGGACTCGTCGAGTGATGACACAGGATTTCAGAGTGACGGGATGCCGACACCAGTGAGAAGAAAGGAGAGAAGATCTTCTAAAGGAAGCAAAAATCCTGCCAAGATGCTGGAAAGAAGACGGCTTATGAGTGGAG cTGAAAACTTTGACTATCGTACTCTTGCGAACCACTGTGCTGGTGAAGTCTTAGAAGAAGCATTGAAAGCAGGTGTTATCAATGTGAATACAAGTGAGGCTGATCAACAGCTCCAAACTGGTGGATGGAC attCCAATGCTTAGAAAAGGATGTTGTTATATTAAAGAAGAAAGAAAGAGGATCTGTATTTTACAG TTTCCTGGGCAAAGGCTTGATCAGGGCGTCTCCAGATGTGGTGTTCAAAGCAGTTAAAAACCCTAGAACACGATTTATTTACGACAACAtgctaaaaaaaatgaatattgttCGTGACCTTGGAAACGACCTTCTTATCTACAACATGATACATGAAGTCCCGCAGATAATCCGCAAGGAAAGTCGAGACTTCTGTTTGCTTCAGACAAGTAGGACGGACGGTCAGAGACACATTGTAGCCGCACGGTCAGTGGATTGGCCAGAATGCCCACCAAGCCAAGATGGTATTGTACGGTCAAAGTTAAATCCAAGTGGATGGGTTATTGAACCAGTGATAAAGAAGAATGCTGTGAATTCAATCGTCACATATTTGGTGCAA ATTGAAGTTGGTGGAAAGGACGTACCCCAGAGTTTTCTACAGTTTCTGTCACGCAGAATTCCATTAAGCGTTGCCTATTTAAGGTTGTTCCTAGAGGCAGACTTGCCATAG
- the LOC140060001 gene encoding uncharacterized protein isoform X1: MLLWDAWTQLVFPHIEVAVFLCLITLSIIFLLVLLISLFWFDSKDDEQVDLHGNKAPQGLEALHQAFVRKLLPIDSESGWSLNGVHHELRLWRQVLNDEAATGRIHYLYGCSSAISASPEEVMEMLQDVSKKVEWDSHVSEADQVSMPTSTGLDLDHSVMTDVVTEALKSPGSIQLLCSRIKFYLKMPYLMFTGKPAQLEEVRLNRIARTWQKENDGCCWMFCKKVNKGIVLESLPDIWTYFYLRPVLGVERGCILHYILCIESDLPETAEIVASRVAAIKHYFGLRRLQLPPLRRKSLKHVTEGFGNQPTSGIAVTDNNSMEDIQPGSVNQRAICSGTSPNETTQKQVAGRVSSDHVSWAWDSSSDDTGFQSDGMPTPVRRKERRSSKGSKNPAKMLERRRLMSGAENFDYRTLANHCAGEVLEEALKAGVINVNTSEADQQLQTGGWTFQCLEKDVVILKKKERGSVFYSFLGKGLIRASPDVVFKAVKNPRTRFIYDNMLKKMNIVRDLGNDLLIYNMIHEVPQIIRKESRDFCLLQTSRTDGQRHIVAARSVDWPECPPSQDGIVRSKLNPSGWVIEPVIKKNAVNSIVTYLVQIEVGGKDVPQSFLQFLSRRIPLSVAYLRLFLEADLP; encoded by the exons GATGATGAACAAGTGGATCTCCATGGTAACAAGGCACCACAGGGACTGGAGGCTCTTCATCAGGCTTTTGTgagaaag CTTCTTCCAATCGATTCAGAAAGTGGCTGGAGTCTAAATGGTGTTCATCATGAATTACGGTTGTGGAGGCAGGTTTTAAATGATGAGGCTGCAACTGGACGTATTCATTACCTCTATGGATGTTCCTCTGCAATCTCTGCCTCTCCAGAG GAAGTAATGGAAATGTTGCAAGATGTAAGCAAAAAGGTTGAATGGGATTCGCACGTTTCGGAAGCAGATCAAGTGAGCATGCCCACAAGTACCGGGCTCGACTTGGATCATTCCGTCATGACGGATGTTGTTACAGAAGCACTCAAGAGTCCTGGAAGCATCCAGTTGCTGTGCTCCAGGATTAAGTTTTATCTGAAGATGCCTTATCTGATGTTTACTGGCAAACCAGCCCAACTGGAAGAAGTCAGACTAAATAGAATTGCAAG GACCTGGCAGAAGGAGAATGATGGATGTTGCTGGATGTTCTGTAAGAAAGTGAACAAAGGCATTGTTCTTGAAAGCCTCCCGGACATTTggacatatttttatttacgaCCAGTACTAGGAG TTGAAAGAGGTTGTATACTTCATTACATACTGTGCATAGAATCTGATCTGCCAGAAACAGCTGAAATAGTGGCTTCCAGGGTTGCAGCAATCAAACATTACTTTGGCCTAAGAAGACTACAGCTTCCGCCTCTCAGACGCAAATCTTTAAAGCATGTCACCGAAGGCTTTGGCAACCAACCAACAAGTGGAATAGCTGTTACCGACAACAATTCTATGGAAGATATCCAGCCTGGGAGTGTTAACCAGCGTGCAATATGTAGCGGCACAAGTCCTAACGAGACAACTCAAAAACAAGTAGCAGGGCGTGTGAGCAGCGACCACGTATCATGGGCATGGGACTCGTCGAGTGATGACACAGGATTTCAGAGTGACGGGATGCCGACACCAGTGAGAAGAAAGGAGAGAAGATCTTCTAAAGGAAGCAAAAATCCTGCCAAGATGCTGGAAAGAAGACGGCTTATGAGTGGAG cTGAAAACTTTGACTATCGTACTCTTGCGAACCACTGTGCTGGTGAAGTCTTAGAAGAAGCATTGAAAGCAGGTGTTATCAATGTGAATACAAGTGAGGCTGATCAACAGCTCCAAACTGGTGGATGGAC attCCAATGCTTAGAAAAGGATGTTGTTATATTAAAGAAGAAAGAAAGAGGATCTGTATTTTACAG TTTCCTGGGCAAAGGCTTGATCAGGGCGTCTCCAGATGTGGTGTTCAAAGCAGTTAAAAACCCTAGAACACGATTTATTTACGACAACAtgctaaaaaaaatgaatattgttCGTGACCTTGGAAACGACCTTCTTATCTACAACATGATACATGAAGTCCCGCAGATAATCCGCAAGGAAAGTCGAGACTTCTGTTTGCTTCAGACAAGTAGGACGGACGGTCAGAGACACATTGTAGCCGCACGGTCAGTGGATTGGCCAGAATGCCCACCAAGCCAAGATGGTATTGTACGGTCAAAGTTAAATCCAAGTGGATGGGTTATTGAACCAGTGATAAAGAAGAATGCTGTGAATTCAATCGTCACATATTTGGTGCAA ATTGAAGTTGGTGGAAAGGACGTACCCCAGAGTTTTCTACAGTTTCTGTCACGCAGAATTCCATTAAGCGTTGCCTATTTAAGGTTGTTCCTAGAGGCAGACTTGCCATAG
- the LOC140060001 gene encoding uncharacterized protein isoform X2, with amino-acid sequence MAYELVLYQRSKALSGQLDQGQANFFALERYQSSLNVDDEQVDLHGNKAPQGLEALHQAFVRKLLPIDSESGWSLNGVHHELRLWRQVLNDEAATGRIHYLYGCSSAISASPEEVMEMLQDVSKKVEWDSHVSEADQVSMPTSTGLDLDHSVMTDVVTEALKSPGSIQLLCSRIKFYLKMPYLMFTGKPAQLEEVRLNRIARTWQKENDGCCWMFCKKVNKGIVLESLPDIWTYFYLRPVLGVERGCILHYILCIESDLPETAEIVASRVAAIKHYFGLRRLQLPPLRRKSLKHVTEGFGNQPTSGIAVTDNNSMEDIQPGSVNQRAICSGTSPNETTQKQVAGRVSSDHVSWAWDSSSDDTGFQSDGMPTPVRRKERRSSKGSKNPAKMLERRRLMSGAENFDYRTLANHCAGEVLEEALKAGVINVNTSEADQQLQTGGWTFQCLEKDVVILKKKERGSVFYSFLGKGLIRASPDVVFKAVKNPRTRFIYDNMLKKMNIVRDLGNDLLIYNMIHEVPQIIRKESRDFCLLQTSRTDGQRHIVAARSVDWPECPPSQDGIVRSKLNPSGWVIEPVIKKNAVNSIVTYLVQIEVGGKDVPQSFLQFLSRRIPLSVAYLRLFLEADLP; translated from the exons ATGGCATATGAACTTGTATTATATCAGCGTTCCAAGGCATTG AGTGGCCAGTTAGATCAGGGTCAGGCTAATTTCTTTGCTCTTGAAAGATATCAGTCATCACTTAATGTG GATGATGAACAAGTGGATCTCCATGGTAACAAGGCACCACAGGGACTGGAGGCTCTTCATCAGGCTTTTGTgagaaag CTTCTTCCAATCGATTCAGAAAGTGGCTGGAGTCTAAATGGTGTTCATCATGAATTACGGTTGTGGAGGCAGGTTTTAAATGATGAGGCTGCAACTGGACGTATTCATTACCTCTATGGATGTTCCTCTGCAATCTCTGCCTCTCCAGAG GAAGTAATGGAAATGTTGCAAGATGTAAGCAAAAAGGTTGAATGGGATTCGCACGTTTCGGAAGCAGATCAAGTGAGCATGCCCACAAGTACCGGGCTCGACTTGGATCATTCCGTCATGACGGATGTTGTTACAGAAGCACTCAAGAGTCCTGGAAGCATCCAGTTGCTGTGCTCCAGGATTAAGTTTTATCTGAAGATGCCTTATCTGATGTTTACTGGCAAACCAGCCCAACTGGAAGAAGTCAGACTAAATAGAATTGCAAG GACCTGGCAGAAGGAGAATGATGGATGTTGCTGGATGTTCTGTAAGAAAGTGAACAAAGGCATTGTTCTTGAAAGCCTCCCGGACATTTggacatatttttatttacgaCCAGTACTAGGAG TTGAAAGAGGTTGTATACTTCATTACATACTGTGCATAGAATCTGATCTGCCAGAAACAGCTGAAATAGTGGCTTCCAGGGTTGCAGCAATCAAACATTACTTTGGCCTAAGAAGACTACAGCTTCCGCCTCTCAGACGCAAATCTTTAAAGCATGTCACCGAAGGCTTTGGCAACCAACCAACAAGTGGAATAGCTGTTACCGACAACAATTCTATGGAAGATATCCAGCCTGGGAGTGTTAACCAGCGTGCAATATGTAGCGGCACAAGTCCTAACGAGACAACTCAAAAACAAGTAGCAGGGCGTGTGAGCAGCGACCACGTATCATGGGCATGGGACTCGTCGAGTGATGACACAGGATTTCAGAGTGACGGGATGCCGACACCAGTGAGAAGAAAGGAGAGAAGATCTTCTAAAGGAAGCAAAAATCCTGCCAAGATGCTGGAAAGAAGACGGCTTATGAGTGGAG cTGAAAACTTTGACTATCGTACTCTTGCGAACCACTGTGCTGGTGAAGTCTTAGAAGAAGCATTGAAAGCAGGTGTTATCAATGTGAATACAAGTGAGGCTGATCAACAGCTCCAAACTGGTGGATGGAC attCCAATGCTTAGAAAAGGATGTTGTTATATTAAAGAAGAAAGAAAGAGGATCTGTATTTTACAG TTTCCTGGGCAAAGGCTTGATCAGGGCGTCTCCAGATGTGGTGTTCAAAGCAGTTAAAAACCCTAGAACACGATTTATTTACGACAACAtgctaaaaaaaatgaatattgttCGTGACCTTGGAAACGACCTTCTTATCTACAACATGATACATGAAGTCCCGCAGATAATCCGCAAGGAAAGTCGAGACTTCTGTTTGCTTCAGACAAGTAGGACGGACGGTCAGAGACACATTGTAGCCGCACGGTCAGTGGATTGGCCAGAATGCCCACCAAGCCAAGATGGTATTGTACGGTCAAAGTTAAATCCAAGTGGATGGGTTATTGAACCAGTGATAAAGAAGAATGCTGTGAATTCAATCGTCACATATTTGGTGCAA ATTGAAGTTGGTGGAAAGGACGTACCCCAGAGTTTTCTACAGTTTCTGTCACGCAGAATTCCATTAAGCGTTGCCTATTTAAGGTTGTTCCTAGAGGCAGACTTGCCATAG